A window from Mycobacterium saskatchewanense encodes these proteins:
- a CDS encoding crotonase/enoyl-CoA hydratase family protein, which produces MGNEDAGHTEPEVLVEQRDRILIITINRPKAKNAVNAAVSRGLADAMDRLDGDAGLSVGVLTGAGGSFCAGMDLKAFARGELPIVEGRGMGFTERPPDKPLIAAVEGFALAGGTELALATDLIVASRESAFGIPEVKRGLVAGGGGLLRLPERIPYAIAMELALTGDNLTAERAHELGLVNVLAEPGGALEAAIALAEKIAANGPLAVAATKRIIVESRGWNRETRFADQNKILMPVFASNDAKEGAIAFAEKRPPRWTGT; this is translated from the coding sequence GTGGGTAACGAAGACGCCGGCCATACCGAGCCCGAGGTCCTGGTCGAACAACGGGACCGGATCCTGATCATCACGATCAACCGGCCGAAGGCCAAGAACGCGGTCAACGCCGCGGTCAGCCGGGGCCTCGCGGACGCCATGGACCGGCTCGACGGCGACGCCGGCCTGTCGGTCGGAGTCCTGACCGGTGCGGGCGGCTCCTTCTGCGCCGGGATGGACCTCAAGGCGTTTGCGCGGGGGGAACTGCCGATCGTCGAGGGGCGGGGCATGGGCTTCACCGAACGCCCGCCGGACAAGCCCCTCATCGCCGCCGTGGAGGGCTTCGCGCTGGCCGGCGGCACCGAGCTGGCGCTGGCCACCGACCTGATCGTGGCGTCCCGCGAGTCCGCGTTCGGCATTCCCGAGGTCAAGCGTGGCCTGGTGGCCGGCGGCGGCGGGCTGCTGCGGTTGCCCGAGCGCATCCCGTACGCGATCGCGATGGAGCTGGCGCTCACCGGCGACAACCTGACCGCCGAGCGAGCCCACGAGCTGGGACTGGTCAACGTGCTGGCCGAGCCGGGTGGCGCGCTGGAGGCGGCCATCGCGCTGGCCGAGAAGATCGCCGCGAACGGGCCGCTCGCCGTGGCCGCCACCAAGCGGATCATCGTCGAGTCGCGCGGTTGGAACCGGGAGACCAGGTTCGCCGACCAGAACAAGATCCTGATGCCGGTGTTCGCGTCCAACGACGCCAAGGAAGGCGCGATCGCGTTCGCCGAGAAGCGGCCGCCGCGCTGGACCGGAACCTGA
- a CDS encoding acyltransferase family protein — MRACAAMGVVVTHVAFQTGHSTGVGGRLFGRFDLAVAVFFALSGFLLWRGHAAAARGIGLRPRTAHYLRSRVVRIMPAYLVAVVVILSLLPDADHASPTVWLANLTLTQIYVPLTLTGGLTQMWSLSVEVSFYLALPLLAFVARRLPAAARLPAIAALAALSWAWGWVAPVVAHSGPGMNPLNWPPAFFSWFAAGMLLAELAYHPPGPVHRLAQNGVGRLVLAVAAVSAYLVAASPLAGPEGLVPGTASQFAVKTAMGSLVAFALVAPLVLDRPDTPHRLLGTTFMVTLGRWSYGLFVWHLAALAMVFPVLGTFPFTGRMPEVLALTLLFGFAIAAVSYGLVESPCREALRRWEKRTRPGRTPRAMETADAEVDAEADAVAP; from the coding sequence ATGCGCGCCTGCGCCGCCATGGGGGTGGTCGTCACGCACGTCGCCTTCCAGACGGGGCACTCCACCGGTGTCGGCGGTCGGCTGTTCGGCCGCTTCGACCTCGCCGTCGCGGTGTTCTTCGCGCTATCCGGGTTCCTGCTGTGGCGCGGCCATGCCGCCGCCGCGCGGGGCATCGGGTTGCGGCCCCGCACGGCCCACTACCTGCGGTCCCGGGTGGTCCGCATCATGCCGGCGTACTTGGTGGCGGTCGTCGTGATCCTGTCGCTGTTGCCCGACGCCGATCACGCCAGCCCGACCGTGTGGCTGGCGAACCTGACGCTGACCCAGATCTATGTGCCGCTGACCCTGACCGGCGGGCTGACTCAGATGTGGAGCCTGTCGGTGGAGGTCAGCTTCTACCTGGCGCTGCCGCTCCTCGCGTTCGTGGCGCGCCGCCTTCCGGCCGCCGCCCGGCTGCCGGCGATTGCCGCGCTGGCCGCGCTGAGCTGGGCCTGGGGCTGGGTGGCCCCGGTGGTGGCGCACTCCGGGCCGGGCATGAACCCGCTCAACTGGCCGCCCGCCTTCTTCTCGTGGTTCGCCGCCGGCATGCTGCTGGCCGAGCTGGCCTATCACCCGCCCGGGCCGGTGCACCGGCTGGCGCAGAACGGAGTGGGCCGCCTGGTGCTCGCCGTCGCCGCGGTGTCGGCCTATCTGGTGGCGGCCTCGCCGCTGGCCGGTCCGGAGGGCCTGGTTCCGGGCACCGCCAGCCAGTTCGCCGTCAAGACGGCGATGGGCTCGTTGGTGGCGTTCGCGCTGGTGGCCCCGCTGGTGTTGGACCGGCCGGACACCCCGCACCGGCTGCTGGGCACCACGTTCATGGTGACCCTCGGGCGCTGGTCCTACGGGTTGTTCGTGTGGCACCTGGCCGCCCTGGCGATGGTCTTTCCGGTCCTGGGCACGTTCCCGTTCACCGGCCGCATGCCGGAGGTGCTGGCGCTGACCCTGCTGTTCGGCTTCGCGATCGCGGCCGTCAGCTATGGGCTGGTGGAGTCGCCGTGTAGGGAAGCGCTGCGGCGCTGGGAGAAGCGCACCCGGCCGGGCCGGACACCCCGGGCCATGGAGACCGCAGACGCCGAGGTAGACGCCGAAGCCGATGCCGTCGCGCCGTGA
- a CDS encoding aldehyde dehydrogenase: protein MTENATREYDKLFIGGKWAEPSSDEVIEVRCPATGEYVGKVPMAAAADVDAAVAAARAAFDNGPWPTTPPKERAAVIANALKLMEERKDHFITLLGGETGQPPMGIETMHWMSSIGALNFFAGPAAEQVKWREIRNGGYGQSIVHREPIGVAGAIVAWNVPLFLAVNKLGPALLAGCTVVLKPAAETPLSANALAEVFAEAGLPEGVLSVVPGGIETGQALTSNPDVDIFSFTGSSAVGKEIGRRAADMLKPCTLELGGKSAAIVLDDVDLAAAVPMLVFSGIMNTGQACVAQTRILAPRSRYDEIVDAVGGFVQALPVGLPSDPGAQIGSLISEKQRARVEGYIAKGIEEGARLVCGGGRPEGLDSGYFVQPTVFADVHNKMTIAQEEIFGPVLSIIPYDTEDDAIKIANDSAYGLAGSVWTTNVPRGIEISEKIRTGTYAVNWYAFDPCCPFGGYKNSGIGRENGPEGVEHFTQQKSVLMPMGYTLEG from the coding sequence GTGACAGAGAACGCTACAAGGGAGTACGACAAGCTTTTCATCGGCGGCAAATGGGCGGAGCCGTCGTCCGACGAGGTCATCGAGGTGCGTTGCCCGGCCACCGGCGAGTACGTCGGCAAGGTCCCGATGGCGGCGGCGGCCGACGTGGACGCGGCGGTCGCCGCGGCCCGTGCCGCCTTCGACAACGGCCCCTGGCCGACGACGCCGCCGAAGGAGCGCGCGGCCGTCATCGCCAACGCGCTCAAGTTGATGGAGGAGCGCAAGGACCACTTCATCACGCTCCTCGGGGGCGAGACGGGCCAGCCCCCGATGGGCATCGAGACCATGCACTGGATGAGTTCGATCGGGGCCCTGAACTTCTTTGCCGGGCCGGCGGCCGAACAGGTCAAGTGGCGCGAGATCCGCAACGGCGGTTACGGGCAGAGCATCGTGCACCGCGAGCCGATCGGCGTGGCGGGCGCGATCGTCGCGTGGAACGTGCCCCTGTTCCTGGCTGTCAACAAGCTGGGCCCGGCGCTGCTCGCCGGCTGCACGGTGGTGCTCAAGCCGGCGGCCGAAACCCCGCTGAGTGCCAACGCGCTGGCCGAGGTGTTCGCCGAGGCCGGCTTGCCCGAGGGCGTGCTGTCGGTGGTGCCCGGCGGGATCGAGACCGGCCAGGCGCTGACATCCAACCCGGACGTCGACATCTTCTCCTTCACCGGAAGCTCCGCCGTCGGCAAGGAGATCGGCCGGCGCGCCGCGGACATGCTCAAGCCGTGCACCCTGGAGCTGGGCGGAAAGTCGGCGGCCATCGTCCTGGACGACGTCGACCTGGCCGCCGCGGTCCCGATGCTGGTGTTCTCCGGGATCATGAACACCGGGCAGGCCTGCGTGGCCCAGACCCGCATCCTGGCCCCGCGCTCGCGTTACGACGAAATCGTGGACGCGGTGGGCGGTTTCGTGCAGGCGCTGCCGGTCGGCCTGCCGTCCGACCCGGGCGCCCAGATCGGCTCGCTGATCTCGGAGAAGCAGCGCGCCCGGGTCGAGGGCTACATCGCCAAGGGCATCGAGGAGGGCGCGCGGCTGGTGTGCGGCGGCGGCCGGCCCGAGGGCCTGGACAGCGGCTACTTCGTGCAGCCCACGGTGTTCGCCGACGTTCACAACAAGATGACGATCGCGCAGGAGGAGATCTTCGGGCCGGTGCTGAGCATCATTCCGTACGACACCGAGGACGACGCGATCAAGATCGCCAACGACTCGGCCTACGGCCTGGCGGGCAGCGTGTGGACCACGAACGTTCCGCGCGGCATCGAGATCTCGGAGAAGATCCGCACCGGGACGTACGCGGTCAACTGGTACGCGTTCGACCCCTGTTGCCCCTTCGGCGGTTACAAGAACTCCGGCATCGGCCGCGAGAACGGGCCCGAGGGCGTGGAGCACTTCACGCAGCAGAAGAGCGTGTTGATGCCGATGGGCTACACCCTGGAGGGCTGA
- a CDS encoding class I SAM-dependent methyltransferase → MATPARVADAFARRATLARSLRLLSEFRYEQPDPARFYGALAADTAAMVGDLWTAAHGGPPVGRTLLDVGGGPGYFSAAFAAAGVNYIGVEPDPREMHAAAPAGTSGNEAPFVRASGMALPFADASVDICLSSNVAEHVPRPWRLGAEMLRVTRPGGLAVLSYTVWLGPFGGHEMGLTHYLGGARAAARYARKHGHPAKNNYGSSLFAVSAADGLAWAAGTGALIAAFPRYHPRWAWWLTSVPVLREFLVSNLVLVLQPRE, encoded by the coding sequence GTGGCCACCCCCGCCCGAGTCGCCGACGCCTTCGCCCGCCGGGCGACGCTGGCCCGCTCGCTGCGACTGCTGTCGGAATTCCGCTACGAACAGCCGGACCCCGCGCGCTTCTACGGCGCGCTCGCGGCCGACACCGCGGCGATGGTGGGCGATCTGTGGACGGCCGCGCACGGCGGGCCGCCGGTCGGGCGCACGTTGCTCGACGTCGGCGGCGGCCCCGGATATTTCTCGGCGGCCTTCGCCGCCGCCGGGGTCAACTACATCGGGGTCGAACCTGACCCGCGGGAGATGCACGCGGCCGCGCCGGCGGGCACCTCGGGGAACGAGGCCCCGTTCGTCCGGGCGTCCGGCATGGCGCTGCCCTTCGCGGACGCCTCCGTGGACATCTGCCTGTCCTCGAATGTCGCCGAGCACGTGCCGCGCCCGTGGCGGCTCGGCGCCGAGATGCTGCGGGTAACCCGGCCGGGCGGGCTGGCCGTGCTGTCCTACACCGTCTGGCTCGGCCCCTTCGGCGGCCACGAGATGGGCCTGACGCACTACCTCGGCGGGGCCAGGGCCGCCGCGCGCTATGCGCGCAAACACGGCCATCCGGCGAAAAACAACTACGGGTCGTCGTTGTTCGCGGTGTCCGCCGCCGACGGCCTGGCCTGGGCCGCCGGCACGGGCGCGCTGATAGCTGCATTTCCCCGCTACCACCCGCGATGGGCCTGGTGGCTGACGTCGGTGCCGGTGCTCCGGGAGTTCCTGGTCAGCAATCTCGTGTTGGTGCTCCAGCCCCGAGAATGA
- a CDS encoding DUF3068 domain-containing protein, with translation MNRAVMLRFAACAIIGLGAALLIAALLLSTYTSHRITKIPLDIDTTLIGDGTGTALDAASLSTEHLTVNQNVPLVSQQQISVESPANADVVTLQVGSSVRRTDKQKDSGLLLAIVDTVTLNRKTAMAVSDDTHAGGSVQKPRAFGDENPPTAIPLRHDGLAYRFPFHTEKKTYPYFDAIAQKPFDVNYDSQEDINGLTTYRFTQNIGYNADGRLASPIPYPSLYAGAEDAKVTASAAMWGVPGEPGEQVTMTRYYAAQRTFWVDPVTGTIVKETEHANHYFARDPLKPEMTLVDYKITSNEETVESQVNAARDERDRLALWSRVLPITFTAVGLIALIGGGVLAAFSLRTESALTDPGLDRGDQEFFGRSGLEEPVPGAEAETEKLPTQRPTPRDDVGPPGADSPDPAGDEPTEAGPADPKPPERE, from the coding sequence GTGAACCGAGCAGTCATGTTGCGGTTTGCCGCATGCGCGATCATCGGACTCGGAGCCGCCCTGCTGATCGCTGCGCTGTTGTTGTCGACGTACACCAGCCACCGGATCACCAAGATCCCGCTGGACATCGACACCACGCTGATCGGCGACGGAACCGGGACCGCGCTCGATGCGGCCTCCCTGTCCACGGAGCACCTGACGGTCAATCAGAACGTGCCGCTCGTGTCCCAGCAGCAGATCAGCGTCGAGTCGCCGGCCAACGCCGACGTCGTCACGCTGCAGGTAGGTTCCTCGGTGCGGCGCACCGACAAGCAGAAGGACAGCGGGCTGCTGCTGGCGATCGTGGACACGGTCACCCTGAACCGCAAGACGGCCATGGCCGTCTCCGACGACACGCACGCCGGCGGGTCGGTCCAGAAGCCGCGCGCCTTCGGCGACGAGAACCCGCCGACGGCGATCCCGCTGCGGCACGACGGCCTGGCCTACCGCTTCCCCTTCCACACCGAAAAGAAGACGTACCCCTATTTCGACGCGATCGCGCAGAAGCCGTTCGACGTCAACTACGACAGCCAGGAAGACATCAACGGGCTGACCACCTACCGCTTCACGCAGAACATCGGCTACAACGCCGACGGCAGGCTGGCCAGCCCCATCCCCTACCCGTCGCTGTACGCCGGCGCCGAGGACGCCAAGGTCACCGCCTCCGCGGCGATGTGGGGGGTGCCCGGCGAGCCCGGCGAGCAGGTCACCATGACGCGCTACTACGCGGCGCAGCGGACCTTCTGGGTGGACCCGGTGACGGGCACCATCGTCAAGGAGACCGAGCACGCCAACCACTACTTCGCCCGGGATCCGCTCAAGCCCGAGATGACGCTGGTCGACTACAAGATCACCTCCAACGAGGAGACCGTCGAATCCCAGGTCAACGCCGCGCGCGACGAGCGGGACCGGCTGGCGCTGTGGTCGCGGGTGCTGCCCATCACCTTCACCGCCGTCGGCCTGATCGCGTTGATCGGCGGCGGAGTGCTCGCCGCGTTCAGCCTGCGCACGGAGAGCGCGCTGACCGACCCCGGCCTGGACCGCGGCGACCAGGAATTCTTCGGCCGCAGCGGGCTGGAGGAACCGGTGCCCGGCGCCGAGGCCGAGACCGAGAAGCTACCCACCCAACGGCCCACGCCGCGCGACGACGTCGGACCGCCCGGCGCCGATTCCCCGGATCCTGCCGGTGACGAACCGACCGAGGCCGGCCCGGCCGACCCCAAACCGCCCGAACGGGAGTAG
- a CDS encoding TetR/AcrR family transcriptional regulator, whose protein sequence is MLVSAAQVMRERGAAGVTIDEVLARSGAPRGSVYYHFPEGRNQILIEALRFSGDSITAMIDDAAGWGAKALLREFIDFWERTLVECDFAAGCPVVAAAIGSDCSGLNLSDEAGAILGRWRSALTRAFVNDGFDDNDAAALAVTSIAALEGAVVLSRSTRSVDPLRQVGEQLEFLVKAKEFVIRNKIGE, encoded by the coding sequence ATGTTGGTGAGCGCCGCGCAGGTGATGCGCGAGCGGGGCGCGGCCGGGGTGACGATCGACGAGGTGCTCGCCCGCAGCGGCGCTCCGCGCGGCTCGGTGTACTACCACTTCCCCGAGGGACGCAATCAGATCCTGATCGAGGCGCTGCGCTTCTCGGGCGACTCGATCACCGCGATGATCGATGACGCGGCCGGTTGGGGCGCCAAGGCGCTGCTTCGCGAGTTCATCGATTTCTGGGAACGGACCCTGGTCGAGTGCGACTTCGCCGCCGGCTGCCCCGTGGTGGCGGCCGCCATCGGCTCGGACTGTAGCGGCCTCAACCTTTCCGACGAGGCCGGTGCCATCCTGGGCCGCTGGCGCTCGGCGCTCACGCGGGCCTTCGTCAACGACGGTTTCGATGACAATGATGCCGCCGCGCTGGCGGTGACGTCGATCGCGGCCTTGGAAGGCGCCGTCGTGTTGTCGCGGTCGACCCGCAGCGTGGACCCGCTGCGTCAGGTCGGCGAACAACTCGAATTCCTGGTCAAGGCAAAGGAATTCGTGATCCGTAACAAGATCGGGGAGTGA
- a CDS encoding class I adenylate-forming enzyme family protein, whose protein sequence is MSISLLLEMAASSNPDRTAIVSGGASDELRLTTQQLSDLADGGSGVIAASGAKHVAYVGTGGATLPALIFAAARAGVPFTPINYRLSAEGIRTLIERLPDPLVIVDSRYRDALGDVSRRRMTTEEFLAAAGRAQAAGEFADPESVAIVLFTSGTTSQPKAVELTHNNLTSYVTGTVEFESADPADAALICVPPYHIAGVGAALSNLYAGRKMVYLPTFDAREWVRLVNAERVTTATVVPTMLDRIVDVLEGGGHELPSLRNLAYGGSKVGLPLVRRALELLPGVGFVNAYGLTETSSTIAVLTPDDHRAAQAAHPAKEPHVARRLGSVGRPVPGIELQIRDETGAVLGPGQTGELFVRGEQVSGRYTGIGSVLDDEGWFPTRDIALLDEEGYLFIGGRSDDTIIRGGENIAPAELEEVLVEHPHVRDVAVVGVEDPQWGQAIVAVVVPAPGAAPDPEELREHVRKSLRGSRTPDRVVFRDELPTTPTGKVLRREIIQELEGLHA, encoded by the coding sequence ATGAGCATTTCCCTGCTTCTCGAGATGGCTGCGTCGAGCAACCCTGACCGCACGGCCATCGTCTCCGGCGGGGCGTCCGACGAGCTGCGGCTGACGACGCAGCAGCTCAGCGACCTGGCCGACGGCGGCTCGGGGGTGATCGCGGCGTCGGGTGCCAAGCATGTGGCCTACGTCGGCACCGGCGGAGCGACGCTGCCGGCACTCATCTTCGCCGCGGCGCGCGCCGGGGTGCCCTTCACGCCGATCAACTACCGGCTGTCGGCCGAGGGGATCCGCACACTGATCGAGCGGCTGCCTGATCCGCTGGTGATCGTCGACTCCCGGTACCGCGACGCGCTCGGCGACGTGTCGCGGCGCCGGATGACCACCGAGGAGTTCCTGGCCGCCGCGGGCCGCGCCCAGGCCGCCGGCGAATTTGCCGACCCGGAGTCCGTCGCGATCGTGCTGTTCACCTCGGGCACCACATCGCAACCGAAGGCCGTCGAGCTCACGCACAACAACCTGACGAGCTACGTGACCGGCACCGTGGAGTTCGAGTCGGCCGACCCCGCGGACGCCGCGCTGATCTGCGTTCCGCCGTATCACATCGCCGGGGTGGGCGCGGCGCTGTCGAACCTGTACGCCGGCCGCAAGATGGTCTACCTGCCCACGTTCGACGCGCGGGAGTGGGTGCGGCTGGTCAACGCCGAGCGGGTGACCACCGCGACCGTCGTCCCCACCATGCTGGACCGGATCGTCGACGTGCTGGAGGGCGGCGGTCACGAGCTGCCGTCGCTGCGCAACCTCGCCTATGGGGGGTCGAAGGTGGGTCTGCCGCTGGTCCGCCGGGCGCTGGAGCTGTTGCCGGGCGTCGGCTTCGTCAACGCCTATGGCCTCACCGAGACGAGCTCGACGATCGCCGTGTTGACCCCGGACGACCACCGGGCGGCGCAGGCGGCCCATCCGGCGAAGGAGCCGCACGTCGCCAGGCGACTAGGGTCCGTCGGAAGGCCAGTGCCCGGCATCGAGTTGCAGATCCGAGACGAGACCGGCGCGGTGCTCGGACCCGGCCAGACCGGTGAGCTGTTCGTGCGCGGGGAGCAGGTGTCCGGCCGCTACACGGGGATCGGTTCGGTGCTCGACGACGAGGGCTGGTTCCCCACCAGGGACATCGCCCTGCTGGACGAGGAGGGCTACCTGTTCATCGGCGGCCGCAGTGACGACACCATCATCCGCGGGGGCGAGAACATCGCGCCCGCCGAGCTGGAAGAGGTGCTGGTCGAGCACCCGCACGTGCGCGACGTCGCCGTGGTCGGCGTCGAGGACCCGCAGTGGGGCCAGGCGATCGTCGCGGTCGTCGTGCCGGCCCCGGGCGCGGCGCCCGACCCGGAAGAACTGCGCGAGCACGTGCGCAAGAGTTTGCGTGGGTCCCGCACCCCGGACCGCGTAGTGTTTCGCGACGAACTGCCCACCACCCCTACCGGCAAGGTGCTGCGCAGGGAGATCATCCAGGAGCTAGAAGGACTGCACGCATGA
- a CDS encoding vWA domain-containing protein: protein MTFEPIVPAALLAAIAAVLTVIRMAALYRVLVRTGTGRYLRVVLRWGALTVAGLLLVLAAARPGLPHGDSRGHTGNRASTASTEANVFFVIDRSVDGRVKDFGQEAGQGKSRMSGIRSDIAALIDQYPRARFSVISFAAKASLDWPLSDDVWSLKPLIKGLSTYTEVPPDAMFAVDSGAANGLLRAKLAEATEQHRNSKNLVFYFGEGAGGSRATQGSFDIPRKSIAGGAVLGYGTAAGGPIPEAFANGDLVYEWDERSDRAANSTLNEDALKGVAGQLGVPYFHRDNSPITPVVPAVDVTGTSDAPAISSSTVERTELYWLFTGLAAILALVEAYLTLREFRRNRPPRRVSV, encoded by the coding sequence ATGACCTTCGAACCGATCGTGCCCGCGGCCCTGCTGGCGGCGATCGCCGCCGTCTTGACCGTGATCCGGATGGCCGCCCTCTACCGCGTCCTCGTCCGCACCGGCACCGGCCGGTACCTGCGGGTGGTGCTGCGCTGGGGCGCGCTCACCGTCGCGGGCCTGCTGCTGGTGCTGGCCGCCGCCCGCCCCGGGCTGCCGCACGGCGACTCCCGCGGCCACACCGGCAACCGGGCGTCCACCGCGTCGACCGAGGCCAACGTGTTCTTCGTGATCGACCGATCGGTGGACGGGCGGGTGAAGGACTTCGGCCAGGAGGCGGGGCAAGGCAAGTCGCGCATGTCGGGGATCCGCAGCGACATCGCCGCGCTCATCGACCAATACCCGCGGGCCCGCTTCTCCGTCATCAGCTTCGCGGCCAAAGCCAGCCTGGACTGGCCGTTGTCCGACGACGTCTGGAGCCTCAAGCCGCTGATCAAGGGCCTGTCGACCTACACGGAAGTGCCGCCCGACGCCATGTTCGCCGTCGACTCCGGGGCCGCGAACGGGCTGCTGCGCGCCAAGCTCGCCGAGGCGACCGAGCAGCACCGGAACTCGAAGAACCTGGTCTTCTATTTTGGGGAGGGCGCCGGCGGCTCCCGGGCCACGCAGGGCAGCTTCGACATCCCCCGCAAGTCGATCGCCGGGGGCGCGGTGCTGGGCTACGGCACGGCGGCCGGCGGGCCGATCCCGGAGGCGTTCGCCAACGGCGACCTCGTCTACGAGTGGGACGAGCGGTCCGACCGGGCGGCCAACTCGACACTGAACGAGGACGCGCTCAAGGGCGTCGCCGGGCAACTCGGGGTGCCGTACTTCCACCGCGACAACAGCCCCATCACCCCGGTGGTCCCGGCCGTCGACGTGACCGGCACGAGCGACGCCCCGGCGATTTCCTCGTCCACCGTGGAGCGCACCGAGCTGTACTGGTTGTTCACCGGGCTGGCCGCGATCCTCGCTCTCGTCGAGGCCTACCTGACGCTGCGGGAATTCCGCCGCAACCGCCCGCCCCGACGAGTGAGTGTGTAG
- a CDS encoding DUF58 domain-containing protein, translating into MGTHLNRAKQYFGTDTRGLLEGGRYALLHTRSLEFDDLRPYVAGDDIRDIDWKASARSGSVLIKRYVSEKHHKILLIADAGRNMTALAPSGELKRDVALHAMGAIGLITLGRSDEVALVFGDSRGSANIRPRRGETHVESLLHRFYAHTSGQPAGSDLVAQLDYAAAGYRRRMLIVIVSDEPDVDARLDAALQQLSGRHDLMWVMVSDMPAVGSAEGERDGYDVATGAYVLNGATLGPRIIAAYRRREAARVAHLEDFLTTRGIGFARIAGSSEIRSELVALTEAFQHAG; encoded by the coding sequence ATGGGAACGCATCTCAACCGCGCCAAGCAATATTTCGGCACCGACACCCGCGGCCTCCTGGAGGGCGGCCGCTACGCGCTGCTGCACACCCGCAGCCTGGAGTTCGACGACCTGCGTCCCTACGTGGCCGGCGACGACATCCGCGACATCGACTGGAAGGCGTCGGCGCGTTCGGGTTCGGTGCTCATCAAGCGCTACGTCTCCGAGAAGCACCACAAGATCCTGTTGATCGCCGACGCCGGACGCAACATGACGGCCCTGGCGCCCAGCGGGGAACTCAAGCGCGACGTCGCGCTGCACGCGATGGGCGCGATCGGGCTGATCACGCTGGGCCGCTCGGACGAGGTCGCGCTGGTATTCGGGGACTCCCGCGGCAGCGCCAACATTCGCCCGCGCCGCGGCGAGACCCACGTCGAAAGCCTGCTGCACCGGTTCTACGCCCACACCTCCGGCCAGCCGGCCGGCAGCGATCTCGTCGCTCAATTGGATTACGCCGCAGCGGGATATCGCCGCCGGATGCTGATCGTCATCGTCTCGGACGAACCCGACGTCGACGCGCGGCTGGACGCTGCCCTACAGCAGCTGTCCGGGCGCCACGACCTGATGTGGGTGATGGTTTCGGACATGCCCGCCGTCGGCTCCGCCGAGGGCGAGCGCGATGGCTACGACGTCGCGACCGGTGCCTACGTCCTCAACGGCGCCACGCTGGGGCCGCGCATCATCGCCGCCTACCGCCGCCGGGAAGCGGCCCGTGTCGCCCACCTCGAGGATTTCCTGACCACCCGCGGGATCGGCTTCGCCCGCATCGCCGGCAGCAGCGAGATCCGCTCGGAGCTCGTCGCTTTGACCGAGGCGTTCCAGCATGCCGGGTGA
- a CDS encoding glycosyltransferase family 4 protein: MSGPRSVLLLCWRDTGHPQGGGSEAYLQRIGAQLAAAGIAVTLRTARYPGAVRREVVDGVRIDRAGGRYSVYVWALLAMAGARFGVGPLRRARPDVVVDTQNGLPFLARLVYGRRVVVLTHHCHREQWPVAGRVLGRLGWYVESTVSPRLNRRNQYVTVSLPSARDLVALGVDSERIAVVRNGLDEAPAQSLCGPRAAAPRVVVLSRLVPHKQIEDALDAVAELRRRTPGVHLDIIGDGWWRQRLVEHAQQLGISQAVTFHGHVDDVTKHHVLQSSWVHLLPSRKEGWGLAVVEAAQHRVPTIGYRSSGGLTDSVVDGVTGILVDSHPELVDRLEELLADAVLRDELGAKAQARSGEFSWAQSADAMRVVLEAVCAGGFVSGVV; this comes from the coding sequence ATGTCTGGTCCGCGCTCCGTGTTGCTGCTGTGCTGGCGCGACACCGGCCACCCACAGGGTGGGGGCAGCGAGGCCTATTTGCAGCGCATCGGCGCGCAGCTGGCGGCGGCGGGCATCGCGGTCACGCTGCGCACGGCCCGCTATCCCGGTGCGGTCCGCCGGGAGGTGGTCGACGGGGTGCGGATCGACCGCGCCGGGGGTCGGTACTCGGTTTACGTGTGGGCGTTGCTGGCGATGGCGGGGGCGCGGTTCGGAGTCGGGCCGCTGCGGCGCGCCCGGCCCGACGTGGTCGTCGACACCCAGAACGGCCTGCCCTTCCTTGCGCGCCTGGTCTACGGGCGCCGCGTCGTGGTCCTCACGCACCATTGCCACCGCGAGCAGTGGCCGGTCGCCGGGCGGGTGCTCGGCCGGCTGGGCTGGTACGTCGAGTCGACGGTGTCGCCGCGGCTGAACCGGCGTAACCAGTACGTGACGGTGTCGCTCCCGTCGGCCCGCGACCTGGTCGCGCTGGGCGTGGACAGCGAGCGAATCGCGGTGGTGCGCAACGGCCTCGATGAAGCCCCCGCGCAGTCGCTGTGCGGGCCGCGCGCGGCCGCCCCGCGCGTGGTGGTGCTGTCGCGGCTGGTGCCGCACAAGCAGATCGAGGACGCCCTGGACGCGGTCGCCGAGCTGCGGCGCCGGACGCCCGGCGTGCACCTCGACATCATCGGCGACGGCTGGTGGCGGCAGCGGCTGGTCGAGCACGCGCAGCAGCTCGGAATCTCCCAGGCGGTCACCTTTCACGGCCACGTGGACGACGTCACCAAACACCATGTGCTGCAGAGCTCCTGGGTGCACCTGCTGCCCTCGCGCAAGGAGGGCTGGGGCCTGGCGGTCGTCGAGGCGGCCCAGCACCGGGTGCCGACGATCGGCTACCGGTCCTCGGGCGGGCTGACCGACTCCGTCGTCGACGGGGTGACCGGGATCCTGGTGGACAGCCACCCGGAGCTGGTCGACCGCCTCGAGGAACTGCTTGCCGATGCGGTGCTGCGCGACGAGCTCGGCGCCAAGGCGCAGGCGCGAAGCGGCGAGTTCTCCTGGGCGCAGAGCGCCGACGCGATGCGGGTGGTGCTGGAAGCGGTGTGCGCCGGCGGGTTCGTCAGCGGCGTGGTGTAG